Proteins from a single region of Chitinibacter bivalviorum:
- a CDS encoding PLP-dependent aminotransferase family protein has protein sequence MREVHEITDSPVQKKTTLYIQLADEMAQAILSGVLRVGEKMPSIRKLSGQRQLSLSTVMEAYRELEDRGLIEARPQSGFYVRQKRNLATPELTAPPKNPSHVFIDPLLTPAALWRINKEISVDFGMAILSPKLFPNQQMQRMLSQVSRQYPDLISDYGESQGDIELRRQISRRSLLWGGQVEADEIIITQGGIEALNLCLRAVTKPGDVVAIESPAYFGLLQILESFKLKALEIPTHPKTGISVEALEFATRNGEVKACVLLPNFSNPLGSLMPDENKQRVVKLLDERNIPLIEDDIYGEFCYQGDRPKPAKVYDKTGNVMLISSFTKIAAPGFRVGWVVAGKWHKQIEQLKFINTYSTPVLLQRTIAKFLETGGYDHHLRRLRKSCAEQVSYAVDAIQRYFPADTRLNVPQGGYVLWVELNSAIDTITLLQDALAEGISFTPGSLFSPSHSYRNCLRVCCVEAWTTKHEKAIERLGQLARMQLPQLALQT, from the coding sequence ATGCGTGAAGTGCACGAAATCACTGATTCCCCCGTCCAAAAGAAAACGACCTTGTACATTCAGCTGGCCGATGAAATGGCGCAGGCGATCTTATCCGGTGTGCTGCGTGTGGGCGAAAAAATGCCCTCGATTCGTAAACTGTCTGGGCAGCGTCAGTTAAGTCTCTCGACCGTGATGGAAGCTTATCGCGAGCTTGAAGATCGCGGCTTAATCGAGGCAAGACCTCAGTCTGGTTTTTACGTGCGGCAAAAACGCAATCTGGCTACACCAGAGTTGACCGCACCGCCGAAAAACCCATCCCATGTGTTTATTGACCCCTTGCTCACACCTGCTGCATTGTGGCGAATCAATAAAGAGATTAGCGTTGATTTTGGGATGGCCATTCTCTCGCCTAAATTATTTCCCAATCAGCAAATGCAAAGAATGTTGTCGCAAGTATCGCGCCAGTACCCTGATTTAATTTCCGATTATGGCGAATCACAGGGTGATATTGAATTGCGTCGGCAAATTTCACGTCGTTCCTTGCTGTGGGGTGGGCAAGTTGAAGCAGATGAAATCATTATTACGCAAGGTGGGATCGAGGCGCTCAATTTGTGTTTGCGCGCAGTAACCAAACCTGGCGATGTCGTGGCCATAGAATCACCTGCCTATTTTGGATTGTTGCAGATTTTGGAGAGTTTCAAGCTCAAAGCGCTTGAGATTCCTACCCACCCGAAAACCGGTATATCGGTTGAAGCGCTGGAATTTGCTACGCGCAATGGAGAAGTCAAAGCTTGTGTATTGTTGCCTAATTTCTCCAATCCTTTGGGTAGCCTAATGCCGGATGAGAATAAGCAACGCGTCGTCAAATTGCTCGATGAGCGCAATATCCCATTGATTGAGGATGATATTTACGGCGAGTTTTGTTATCAAGGCGATCGCCCGAAACCGGCCAAAGTCTATGACAAAACGGGCAATGTTATGTTGATCTCATCGTTTACCAAAATCGCGGCGCCTGGTTTTCGGGTCGGCTGGGTGGTGGCAGGTAAATGGCATAAGCAAATCGAGCAGTTGAAGTTCATTAATACGTATTCCACACCGGTGTTGTTGCAGCGAACCATTGCTAAATTTTTGGAAACCGGTGGTTATGATCACCATTTACGTCGCTTACGAAAAAGTTGTGCCGAACAAGTTAGTTATGCGGTAGATGCGATTCAGCGCTACTTTCCGGCAGATACCCGTTTGAATGTGCCGCAAGGGGGGTATGTGCTCTGGGTTGAGCTAAATAGCGCTATTGATACAATTACCCTGTTGCAAGATGCATTGGCGGAAGGTATTAGCTTTACACCTGGTTCATTATTTTCGCCCAGTCACAGTTATCGAAATTGTTTGCGCGTTTGTTGTGTTGAGGCTTGGACTACAAAGCACGAAAAAGCCATTGAGCGGCTGGGTCAGTTGGCCCGAATGCAGTTGCCACAATTAGCCTTGCAAACGTAG
- the tmk gene encoding dTMP kinase, which yields MQERGRFISVEGIDGAGKSTHLAWLAQFLIARSICLRQTREPGGTVLGEKLRELLLNDAMHLETEALLMFAARNEHLQQVILPSLAQGEWVLCDRFSDATYAYQCGGRGLSIEKFTQLEQWVQGRSEGFIEPDLTLIFDVPLDVSQARMANSRVLDRFEREQAQFHANVRAAYLARAAQNPQRIKVIDANRSIEAIQQELAQLMTEWLS from the coding sequence ATGCAAGAACGCGGTCGTTTTATTTCGGTGGAAGGTATTGATGGTGCTGGAAAAAGCACGCATCTGGCGTGGCTTGCCCAGTTCCTCATCGCACGCTCTATATGCCTACGGCAAACGCGTGAACCGGGGGGCACCGTATTGGGGGAAAAATTGCGTGAGTTATTGCTCAATGACGCCATGCATCTAGAAACCGAAGCACTACTGATGTTTGCCGCGCGAAACGAGCATTTGCAGCAAGTCATCTTGCCGAGCTTGGCGCAGGGTGAGTGGGTGCTGTGTGATCGATTTAGCGATGCAACTTATGCTTATCAATGCGGTGGCCGTGGCTTATCGATTGAAAAATTTACGCAGCTTGAGCAATGGGTGCAAGGTCGTAGCGAAGGTTTCATTGAGCCAGATTTAACCCTAATTTTTGATGTGCCTCTTGATGTGAGCCAAGCAAGAATGGCCAATTCGCGGGTACTTGATCGATTTGAGCGTGAGCAGGCTCAATTTCATGCCAATGTACGCGCAGCCTATTTAGCGCGCGCTGCGCAAAATCCGCAGCGCATCAAAGTGATCGACGCGAATCGTTCGATCGAAGCGATCCAGCAGGAATTGGCGCAATTGATGACCGAGTGGCTTTCATGA
- the holB gene encoding DNA polymerase III subunit delta', producing the protein MSNLPYPWLEQPWQELMRDRERFPHALLFTGEAGIGKRALAQYLAQFLLCESEHKTHQPCGECEGCRWFLAGNHPDFRMLQPADADDSIEEAESTKKPKKKSAVIGVDDVRDLSDFVNLSAHRRGTRVTIVAPAEAMNTAAANAFLKTLEEPPSGAVFILISDHWRRLLPTIRSRCRVFPLTIPSQKVAMQWLAGLSIVNPVLHLAHTGGAPLAAVEDAGAEWLSVRTGMLEKLAEPATLNVLALATELEKAKLDTSLLLDWLQKWVYDVISLGLAGVIRYYPDWKDGLERVASRANLLFNFANQLTEAQKLSHHPLNQRLVLEALLFGYLDALRGQDRRG; encoded by the coding sequence ATGAGTAATTTACCCTATCCCTGGCTGGAGCAGCCTTGGCAAGAGTTAATGCGTGATCGCGAACGTTTTCCGCATGCCTTGCTGTTTACGGGTGAGGCGGGGATTGGTAAACGTGCTTTAGCGCAATATCTGGCGCAGTTTTTATTGTGTGAATCCGAGCATAAAACCCACCAGCCTTGTGGCGAGTGCGAAGGATGCCGCTGGTTTCTAGCGGGTAATCATCCGGATTTTCGCATGCTACAACCTGCCGATGCGGATGATAGTATTGAAGAAGCAGAATCGACTAAAAAGCCGAAAAAGAAGTCAGCGGTGATCGGCGTCGACGATGTGCGTGATTTAAGCGATTTTGTGAATCTGAGTGCGCATCGGCGTGGTACTCGGGTCACCATCGTCGCGCCTGCGGAAGCAATGAATACGGCTGCGGCCAATGCATTTTTGAAAACGCTAGAAGAGCCGCCCTCTGGCGCGGTATTTATTTTGATTTCTGATCATTGGCGGCGCTTATTGCCGACGATACGTAGTCGCTGCCGTGTTTTTCCATTGACGATTCCGTCGCAGAAAGTGGCGATGCAATGGCTGGCTGGATTGTCTATTGTGAATCCTGTGCTGCATTTAGCTCATACTGGCGGTGCACCGCTGGCGGCGGTGGAAGATGCTGGGGCTGAATGGCTGTCGGTACGCACTGGCATGCTGGAAAAATTGGCAGAACCTGCCACCTTGAATGTACTGGCTTTGGCCACCGAGCTCGAAAAAGCGAAGTTAGACACTAGTTTGCTCCTCGATTGGCTACAAAAATGGGTTTATGACGTAATCAGCTTGGGGCTGGCGGGCGTTATTCGCTATTATCCAGACTGGAAAGATGGTCTTGAACGTGTCGCATCACGGGCAAATTTACTATTTAATTTTGCTAATCAGCTCACTGAGGCGCAAAAACTGTCGCATCATCCTTTGAACCAGCGCTTGGTGCTGGAAGCATTATTATTTGGATATCTTGACGCGCTACGCGGTCAGGATCGCCGAGGTTAA
- a CDS encoding PilZ domain-containing protein, producing MSEDTVRAPSSRPGVLSLNIKEKAALYASYMPFIKGGGIFIPTNKGYTLGDEVFMLLSLLDDPAKIAVSGNVVWITPPGAQNNHQQGIGVQFSGNEAGNQAKVKIENLLGGYLQSGRTTHTM from the coding sequence ATGAGTGAAGATACTGTACGCGCCCCTTCGTCTCGCCCTGGGGTTTTGTCATTAAATATCAAAGAAAAAGCTGCGCTTTACGCGTCCTATATGCCTTTTATTAAAGGTGGCGGCATTTTTATCCCGACCAATAAAGGCTATACCTTGGGTGATGAGGTGTTTATGCTGCTTTCTTTGCTCGATGACCCTGCCAAAATTGCCGTATCGGGCAATGTTGTTTGGATCACGCCGCCAGGCGCTCAAAATAATCATCAGCAGGGGATCGGTGTGCAGTTTTCAGGTAATGAGGCGGGTAATCAAGCCAAAGTTAAAATTGAAAATTTGCTGGGCGGATATTTACAATCTGGCCGTACCACCCACACGATGTAA
- a CDS encoding TatD family hydrolase — MKFVDSHCHINFPDLQADIAGLLSRMDNFDVSHALCVAVNLPELPSVLALAAEHHNIFASVGVHPDYEDTPEPTVSQLVALAKTPKVVAIGETGLDYFRLTGDLEWQRERFRTHIRAARESGLPLIIHTRSASEDTIRIMREERADEVGGVMHCFTESWEVAQQAMELGFYISLSGIVTFKKAEELKDVARKMPLDRLLIETDSPYLAPMPHRGKQNQPAWVRHVAEHIAELKGIALQEVADATTGNFFKLFARAGAA; from the coding sequence ATGAAGTTTGTTGATTCGCATTGCCATATTAATTTTCCCGATTTACAGGCCGATATTGCCGGTCTGCTTAGTCGTATGGACAACTTTGATGTGAGCCATGCGCTGTGTGTGGCCGTCAATCTGCCTGAATTACCCAGTGTTTTGGCCTTGGCGGCGGAACATCACAATATCTTTGCCTCAGTTGGCGTGCATCCTGACTATGAAGACACGCCCGAGCCGACGGTGTCGCAATTGGTTGCGCTGGCTAAAACCCCCAAAGTGGTGGCAATTGGTGAAACTGGGCTTGATTATTTTCGTTTGACTGGCGATCTGGAATGGCAGCGAGAACGCTTTCGCACCCATATTCGTGCCGCACGTGAATCGGGTTTGCCTTTGATTATTCATACCCGTTCGGCTTCGGAAGATACGATCCGTATCATGCGTGAAGAGCGCGCGGACGAGGTCGGCGGAGTAATGCACTGCTTTACTGAAAGCTGGGAAGTGGCGCAACAGGCGATGGAATTGGGCTTTTATATTTCACTCTCAGGCATTGTGACCTTCAAAAAGGCTGAGGAGCTCAAAGACGTGGCGCGCAAAATGCCGCTTGATCGCCTGCTAATTGAAACAGACTCACCCTATCTCGCACCGATGCCGCACCGTGGCAAGCAAAATCAACCGGCATGGGTACGTCATGTCGCGGAACATATTGCGGAGTTAAAAGGCATTGCTTTGCAAGAGGTGGCCGATGCCACGACGGGGAATTTCTTCAAGCTTTTCGCACGTGCTGGTGCTGCCTAA
- a CDS encoding MBL fold metallo-hydrolase produces the protein MSSVSVETVLLGVGSSGGSPALGCSCPTCSSTDPKNNRTRASALMRAGGKTFLIDTGPDLRMQSLREQILRVDAVLYTHPHADHLNGIDDLRAFCWLQKAALPVYGNRLMISHIRERFPYTLFKPNEFWDKPVLTIHEVESDLIEFGGVQIQPIPLIHGKWPILGWRIGNTAYLTDVSEVPDSSFELLLNLDVLFLDCLRIKPHPTHLSLEQALQMAARIGAKRTVLIHMTHELEYHSLSAILPAGVEVGYDGMRLVTE, from the coding sequence ATGAGCTCGGTATCGGTGGAAACGGTTTTACTTGGCGTCGGCTCTAGCGGCGGCTCTCCGGCCTTGGGTTGTTCTTGTCCAACTTGCAGCTCAACAGACCCCAAAAACAATCGCACCCGCGCTTCTGCCTTGATGCGTGCCGGCGGCAAAACGTTTCTGATCGATACTGGCCCTGACTTGCGTATGCAGTCATTGCGCGAGCAAATATTGCGCGTTGATGCGGTACTTTACACGCATCCGCATGCGGATCATCTCAATGGGATTGATGATTTACGTGCCTTTTGCTGGTTGCAAAAAGCGGCTTTACCGGTCTATGGCAATCGGCTGATGATCAGTCATATTCGCGAGCGCTTTCCATATACTCTGTTCAAGCCCAATGAGTTTTGGGATAAACCTGTCCTCACGATTCATGAGGTTGAATCGGACCTCATCGAATTTGGTGGGGTGCAGATCCAGCCCATCCCCTTGATTCACGGCAAGTGGCCTATTTTGGGTTGGCGCATTGGCAATACCGCTTATTTAACCGATGTTTCTGAAGTCCCTGATTCAAGTTTTGAGCTTTTGCTGAACCTGGATGTTTTGTTTCTCGATTGCTTGCGAATTAAGCCCCACCCAACGCATTTGTCGCTCGAACAAGCCTTGCAAATGGCCGCACGAATTGGCGCGAAGCGTACCGTTCTAATCCACATGACGCATGAACTTGAGTATCACTCGCTTTCCGCCATTCTGCCTGCTGGGGTTGAGGTGGGGTATGATGGTATGCGCCTTGTAACTGAATGA
- a CDS encoding pseudouridine synthase, whose translation MKNRPSNVLQRKSRPSPSRNTNSARGNTNARAGKAHPGVSLARALSKLGYCSRTEGEKLVHAGVVAINGQLCRDPEQRINLEKDQLSVNGIAVAAPQFIYLMLNKPRGLITSASDDQGRETVFSCFSDAQLPHLGPVGRLDKASEGLLLFTNDTRWAARLTDPKSHLDKIYHVQIDQAPSPDLFQALQRGIKLDDGTELAAKKVSLLRSGEKNAWLEITLDEGKNRHIRRLLEAHGIATLRLMRVAIGSLLLGDLAKGQWRELQPEEVKLLS comes from the coding sequence ATGAAAAATCGCCCCAGCAATGTGCTTCAACGCAAGTCACGCCCCAGCCCGAGTCGCAATACAAACAGTGCCCGGGGCAATACAAACGCTCGCGCGGGCAAAGCGCATCCCGGTGTTAGTTTGGCGCGAGCGCTTTCCAAGTTGGGCTATTGTTCGCGCACCGAAGGGGAAAAACTAGTTCATGCTGGCGTCGTAGCAATTAACGGCCAACTTTGCCGTGACCCAGAGCAACGGATTAATCTGGAAAAAGATCAGCTCTCGGTAAATGGCATCGCCGTAGCCGCCCCACAGTTTATTTACCTGATGCTCAACAAACCGCGTGGGTTGATTACCAGCGCCAGCGATGATCAAGGTCGCGAAACGGTATTTAGCTGCTTTAGTGATGCTCAACTCCCGCACCTTGGACCAGTCGGGCGCCTCGATAAGGCCAGTGAAGGGTTATTATTGTTCACCAATGACACGCGTTGGGCGGCCCGCCTCACCGACCCGAAAAGCCACTTGGATAAGATTTATCACGTGCAAATCGATCAAGCGCCGAGCCCTGATTTATTTCAAGCGCTGCAACGCGGCATCAAACTCGACGATGGCACTGAATTGGCGGCCAAAAAAGTCAGCCTACTGCGAAGCGGCGAAAAAAATGCTTGGCTGGAAATCACACTGGATGAAGGGAAAAATCGCCATATCCGCCGCCTACTGGAAGCGCATGGCATCGCGACATTGCGTTTGATGCGGGTCGCGATTGGATCGCTATTGTTAGGCGACTTGGCCAAAGGTCAGTGGCGAGAATTACAGCCTGAAGAGGTCAAGCTTTTGAGTTAA
- a CDS encoding hemolysin family protein, whose product MDNFLLTIVALFLVALNGFFVAAEFGLVKLRQTRVHSIAKTGWRGQILVKVHSQLDAYLSACQLGITLASLGLGWIGEPAFVGLLEPIFALIGIESAALLHSVSFIVAFTLISFLHIVVGELAPKSMAIRRPEVIALWTATPLYFFYWIMYPAIWLLNRSANLVLRVAGLDGHGGHDSHYSYDELKLILRANQDSEEMHPQEWNVVAQSLDFSKLKVSDLMRPFHEAAALHTDRTLDENLQTIAEQRFSRYPYVDEEGRVLGVIHLKNLFLAELRDAELGDLSAFVRPVEEVSPDTPVMELFRRFRAGAPHFAVAAYGDEPPVGFLTLDNLLGALVGEIRDEFRQSRNDWMRQDDGSLLGKGSLPLFSLGRALGMDIDHPEAETVGGLVQWKLGNLPAEGERIEFEGFDVVVKKMNGPRIVMVKIIPHTEADDVLEDDG is encoded by the coding sequence ATGGATAATTTTTTATTAACGATTGTGGCGCTGTTTTTAGTCGCCTTAAATGGATTTTTTGTTGCTGCTGAATTTGGTTTGGTGAAGCTGCGGCAAACTCGGGTTCATAGTATTGCCAAAACCGGCTGGCGTGGTCAGATTTTGGTGAAGGTGCACAGCCAATTAGATGCCTATTTATCGGCCTGTCAGCTTGGCATTACGCTCGCCTCATTGGGCTTGGGCTGGATTGGTGAGCCGGCGTTCGTTGGTTTGCTGGAGCCTATCTTTGCGCTGATCGGCATAGAATCAGCCGCGCTCTTACACAGCGTCTCTTTTATCGTTGCCTTTACGCTGATTTCCTTTTTGCACATTGTGGTGGGCGAACTCGCCCCCAAATCGATGGCGATTCGCCGCCCTGAGGTGATCGCACTGTGGACTGCGACCCCGCTGTATTTCTTTTACTGGATAATGTACCCCGCGATTTGGCTGCTGAATCGCAGCGCAAATCTGGTACTGCGCGTCGCGGGTCTCGATGGGCATGGCGGACACGATAGCCATTATTCCTACGATGAGCTCAAACTGATTCTGCGCGCCAATCAAGACAGCGAAGAAATGCACCCGCAAGAATGGAATGTGGTCGCCCAGTCGCTTGATTTTAGTAAGCTAAAAGTCTCGGATTTAATGCGCCCGTTTCATGAGGCAGCAGCGCTGCATACCGACCGCACTTTGGATGAAAACCTGCAAACCATTGCTGAGCAGCGTTTTAGTCGTTATCCCTATGTTGATGAAGAAGGGCGAGTATTGGGTGTAATTCACCTCAAAAATTTATTTTTGGCTGAATTACGGGATGCGGAGTTGGGTGATTTAAGTGCTTTTGTTCGCCCAGTCGAAGAAGTTAGTCCTGATACGCCCGTGATGGAGTTATTTCGCCGCTTTCGCGCAGGCGCGCCGCATTTTGCTGTGGCCGCTTATGGCGACGAACCACCAGTCGGCTTTTTAACGCTGGATAATTTGCTCGGCGCTTTGGTGGGGGAAATTCGTGATGAGTTTCGCCAAAGCCGTAATGACTGGATGCGCCAAGATGATGGCTCTTTGCTTGGGAAAGGGAGTCTGCCGCTGTTTTCCTTAGGCCGTGCTTTAGGGATGGATATTGATCATCCTGAGGCTGAGACGGTGGGGGGCTTGGTGCAATGGAAGTTGGGTAATTTGCCGGCCGAGGGCGAGCGGATTGAGTTTGAGGGCTTTGATGTTGTAGTTAAAAAGATGAATGGCCCACGAATCGTGATGGTGAAAATTATTCCGCATACTGAAGCAGATGATGTGCTCGAAGACGATGGCTGA
- the rquA gene encoding rhodoquinone biosynthesis methyltransferase RquA, whose translation MSKNPPALASNPYYEGVPEYMTEVYDWAYVDPNWVNALDRNIVVKVLLFLNDQRLMRRYLKHIQPGQRVWQLAHVYGDLVQRAAEKVGPHGEFHLTDVTPIQIEHGSEKLKQMPWAKVIRSDAAEFTPEVSYDVICSFFLLHEVPDDKKREIVDHMLAHLPENGTAVFVDYHNPKRWQPIRYILNVVNHYLEPFANALWKNEISHYASKANDFTWEKETIFAGVYQCVTVKRKSS comes from the coding sequence ATGAGCAAAAATCCTCCCGCACTCGCCAGCAACCCATACTACGAAGGCGTGCCTGAGTACATGACAGAGGTCTATGACTGGGCCTATGTCGACCCTAACTGGGTCAATGCGCTCGATCGCAATATTGTGGTGAAGGTTTTGCTATTTTTGAATGACCAACGACTGATGCGTCGTTACTTAAAACACATTCAGCCTGGCCAAAGGGTTTGGCAATTGGCGCATGTGTATGGTGACTTGGTGCAGCGTGCAGCAGAAAAGGTTGGGCCGCACGGAGAGTTTCACCTGACTGATGTAACACCCATTCAAATTGAACACGGCAGCGAGAAGCTAAAGCAGATGCCATGGGCGAAAGTCATTCGCAGCGATGCCGCTGAATTCACCCCTGAAGTCAGCTACGACGTCATTTGCAGCTTCTTCTTACTGCATGAAGTGCCTGACGACAAAAAACGTGAAATTGTCGATCATATGTTGGCTCATTTGCCCGAGAATGGCACCGCCGTTTTTGTCGACTATCACAACCCAAAACGTTGGCAGCCAATTCGCTACATTTTGAATGTGGTTAATCATTACCTAGAGCCATTTGCCAATGCGCTCTGGAAAAATGAAATCAGCCATTACGCCAGCAAGGCCAATGATTTCACCTGGGAAAAAGAGACTATTTTTGCAGGGGTATATCAATGTGTAACCGTAAAAAGAAAGTCTTCATAA
- a CDS encoding aminoacyl-histidine dipeptidase yields MTIDLLEPQPLWQHFAQICQFPRPSKHESALRDHLQAWATARQLQNELDAVGNLIIRKPATAGMADRVGVILQGHLDMVAQKNEATQHDFLTDPIVTQIHDGWVKASGTTLGADNGIGVAAALAILESTDIAHGPLEVLLTIDEEAGMTGAQGLQAGLLQGQLLFNLDTEDWGEIYVGCAGGVDITLSRSLHHEAIPAGYVLREVAVTGLQGGHSGVDIHLQRGNAIKLLAGLMSRAIHQFDARVVHFRGGTLRNALPREAFAQIAIPACDEARFNQLLDEVRVQLTQAIAKTDPKASLLSQSLLGSDTPNVALSAADSLYVVDMLLALPHGVHRWSSEIADVVETSNNLGVVKIDERRFEAVLMLRSLTDLGLQDLSRQIEAISRLGKLSFESSGEYPGWAPNPQSRALQLLLQVYQAHYGQPAAVKVIHAGLECGLIGRAYPQLEMVSFGPTIRGAHSPDERVEIESVGQFWQLLQAALAAVPTA; encoded by the coding sequence ATGACAATTGATTTATTAGAACCCCAGCCGCTTTGGCAACATTTTGCGCAAATCTGCCAGTTTCCTCGTCCGTCAAAGCACGAATCTGCATTGCGCGATCACCTGCAGGCTTGGGCAACAGCACGTCAATTACAGAATGAATTGGATGCCGTCGGCAATCTGATTATCCGCAAGCCCGCCACCGCAGGCATGGCCGATCGAGTTGGCGTAATTTTGCAAGGCCATTTGGATATGGTGGCCCAAAAGAATGAAGCAACCCAGCATGATTTTTTGACCGATCCGATTGTGACGCAAATACATGACGGCTGGGTGAAGGCTAGCGGTACGACGCTAGGAGCGGATAACGGCATCGGCGTGGCTGCCGCATTGGCAATCTTGGAAAGCACCGACATTGCACATGGCCCCTTGGAAGTGTTGCTAACGATAGACGAAGAAGCTGGAATGACCGGGGCGCAAGGGTTGCAAGCAGGGTTGCTGCAAGGACAACTTCTGTTCAATCTTGATACCGAGGATTGGGGTGAGATTTATGTCGGTTGCGCGGGTGGCGTTGATATCACACTCAGTCGCTCTTTGCATCACGAGGCGATTCCTGCTGGCTATGTGCTGCGTGAAGTTGCGGTCACGGGTTTACAGGGTGGGCACTCTGGCGTAGATATTCATTTGCAGCGGGGTAATGCCATCAAACTATTGGCTGGCTTGATGTCTAGGGCTATACATCAGTTTGATGCGCGTGTTGTTCATTTTCGTGGTGGCACTTTACGCAATGCTTTGCCGCGCGAAGCGTTTGCGCAAATTGCAATTCCGGCCTGTGATGAAGCGCGATTTAATCAACTACTCGACGAAGTGCGGGTGCAGCTGACGCAAGCCATTGCAAAAACAGACCCTAAAGCAAGTTTGTTGTCTCAATCCTTGCTAGGTAGCGATACACCAAACGTCGCATTAAGTGCGGCAGATAGCCTCTATGTGGTGGATATGCTGTTGGCTTTACCACATGGTGTGCATCGCTGGAGCAGCGAAATAGCCGATGTCGTTGAGACTTCAAATAATCTTGGCGTGGTCAAAATTGATGAGCGGCGCTTTGAGGCTGTTTTAATGCTGCGCTCGCTCACCGATTTAGGTCTGCAGGATTTGAGCCGTCAAATCGAAGCCATTTCCCGTTTGGGTAAATTAAGCTTTGAAAGCTCGGGGGAGTATCCAGGCTGGGCGCCCAATCCTCAGTCACGTGCTTTGCAGCTCTTATTGCAAGTCTATCAGGCGCACTATGGGCAGCCTGCTGCGGTGAAAGTGATTCATGCCGGCTTGGAATGCGGCTTGATTGGCCGTGCTTATCCGCAACTGGAAATGGTTTCATTTGGCCCGACGATCCGTGGTGCGCATTCACCTGATGAGCGGGTGGAGATTGAATCTGTTGGGCAATTTTGGCAGTTATTGCAAGCCGCTTTGGCCGCAGTTCCCACTGCTTGA
- a CDS encoding copper chaperone PCu(A)C, whose amino-acid sequence MKLGLALMLAMGTAAAHDYQVGELKIAHPWTRATPPAAKMGGVFLSVNNLSKEGDTLLKAESEVAEQAELHQMSMVDGVMKMRQVPSINVPASGEVKLAPGGLHIMLINLKQALKEGEKIPLKLTFAKAGTVEVKVRVEAMGSQGVAPGAAH is encoded by the coding sequence ATGAAGTTAGGTTTAGCGCTCATGTTGGCAATGGGGACGGCTGCGGCACATGATTACCAAGTGGGGGAGCTGAAAATAGCCCATCCTTGGACGCGTGCGACGCCACCAGCAGCCAAAATGGGAGGCGTATTTTTGTCGGTCAATAATTTGAGCAAGGAAGGTGATACTTTGCTAAAGGCCGAAAGTGAAGTGGCTGAACAGGCTGAACTGCATCAAATGAGTATGGTCGATGGCGTCATGAAAATGCGCCAAGTACCCAGTATCAATGTACCTGCAAGTGGCGAAGTTAAACTTGCGCCGGGGGGCTTGCATATTATGTTGATTAATTTGAAGCAAGCCTTAAAAGAAGGGGAGAAAATCCCTTTGAAACTCACTTTTGCCAAGGCGGGAACGGTCGAGGTTAAAGTGCGTGTTGAAGCAATGGGTTCGCAAGGTGTTGCCCCTGGTGCTGCGCATTAA